In Deinococcus ficus, a single genomic region encodes these proteins:
- a CDS encoding carboxypeptidase-like regulatory domain-containing protein translates to MKTRMLSLLALALFLPQNVSAGGPEKATPWIMTGVVRNAAGQPLEGVEVSARNTVYYNMNVLARTDRQGRYRIALPHEMGTWAPYATIRRPWGDQVLQFAVFPGSAAPFAARDGAVRDFTWRIQGPYDGGVLGQKVNVYFGGGEVDDATCTLTYTPVGLLIDGSAGKAFQRGCESLTDVPVGRYRITGTHAPGGVRQPLDVRAEGQDGYATATTGTFRETAYGIRMELTYRAPGP, encoded by the coding sequence ATGAAGACCCGTATGCTCAGCCTTCTCGCCCTGGCGCTGTTCCTGCCGCAGAACGTCTCGGCGGGCGGTCCGGAAAAGGCCACCCCGTGGATCATGACCGGCGTGGTCCGTAACGCGGCGGGACAGCCGCTGGAAGGCGTGGAAGTCTCCGCCCGCAACACCGTGTACTACAACATGAACGTCCTGGCCCGCACGGACCGCCAGGGCCGCTACCGGATCGCGCTGCCGCATGAGATGGGCACCTGGGCGCCTTACGCGACCATTCGTCGGCCCTGGGGAGACCAGGTCCTTCAGTTCGCCGTCTTCCCGGGCAGTGCGGCGCCGTTCGCGGCCAGGGACGGCGCCGTTCGCGACTTCACCTGGCGCATTCAGGGGCCGTATGACGGCGGCGTGCTGGGACAGAAGGTCAACGTGTACTTCGGCGGGGGAGAGGTGGACGACGCCACCTGCACCCTCACGTACACCCCGGTCGGCCTCTTGATTGACGGCAGCGCAGGCAAGGCGTTTCAGCGCGGCTGCGAGTCCCTGACGGACGTGCCCGTGGGCCGCTACCGCATCACGGGCACACATGCCCCGGGGGGCGTCCGGCAGCCGCTGGACGTGCGCGCGGAAGGCCAGGACGGTTACGCGACGGCCACCACCGGCACCTTCCGCGAGACCGCGTACGGCATCCGGATGGAGCTCACCTACCGCGCCCCCGGGCCGTGA
- a CDS encoding BTAD domain-containing putative transcriptional regulator, which yields MAEPQPYQLVIRGPPGLHGPGGATWRPERKTLALLTYLALEGEATRLALVRLLWPDTPEGAARNNLVHLLRRLHRLTGAALVDGQETLALSAQIDVDTRVPEGPGQLPPGPLLQGVEFDELPDFAEWLLAWQERLEARELRALAQQAAAAEQRGDWPAALSAAALLLERDPLSEEHWRRAIRLHYLAGDRPAALSTYHRCRDLLRRELGCDPEPETVALARRIDQGERLPGPPPRGPRELPLSMLRPPVLIGREAAWAQLEAAWAAGQTVYITGAPGVGKTRLAQDFVASKGRALYLPGHPGAEQVPYAAAAHNARARLAAAPDVTLPEWVRREISRVLPELRAGEAAQPIHSEADRLNYFLAHLEVVRLTGQGVAAVISDDVQHYDPATVELGAFFLTQSLPLGQRGDVPRHIILYRQGALPPLTQQRIDALVQAGAAVRIDLDGLDGHSVSALLDELKVTGPSPALARDLHEWTGGNPQHLLEAVRHMHQSGEYSVDAALRERARTVTPLVAERLARLSPRALQGARGAAVLGDAFTLERLSDVLRLGLLDLTAAWEELEAAQVVTGERFSHDTVREAVLASLPAPVRSLLHRASARVLSGAPVHPARVARHWAEAGEAAQAAPWFMRAAEDALQTLRPEEAGAYCDEAAAAYRASGDAEGERRALEARAGLGTPPR from the coding sequence ATGGCTGAACCCCAACCCTACCAACTCGTGATTCGTGGACCTCCCGGCCTGCATGGGCCTGGCGGGGCCACCTGGCGTCCGGAGCGCAAGACGCTGGCGCTGCTCACCTACCTGGCCCTCGAGGGGGAGGCCACCCGGCTGGCCCTGGTGCGGCTGCTGTGGCCGGACACGCCCGAGGGAGCGGCCCGCAACAACCTCGTGCACCTCCTGCGCCGCCTGCACCGCCTGACCGGCGCGGCCCTGGTCGACGGACAGGAGACGCTGGCCCTCTCGGCGCAGATCGACGTGGACACCCGCGTCCCCGAGGGGCCAGGCCAGCTGCCCCCGGGCCCGCTGCTGCAGGGCGTGGAGTTCGACGAACTGCCGGATTTCGCGGAGTGGCTGCTGGCCTGGCAGGAGCGCCTGGAAGCCAGGGAACTGCGCGCCCTGGCCCAGCAGGCCGCCGCCGCCGAACAGCGTGGGGACTGGCCGGCGGCGCTGAGTGCCGCGGCCTTGCTGCTGGAACGTGACCCCCTGTCCGAGGAGCACTGGCGCCGGGCGATCCGGCTGCATTACCTGGCGGGGGACCGCCCGGCGGCGCTGTCGACGTACCACCGCTGCCGCGACCTGCTGCGGCGCGAACTGGGCTGCGACCCGGAACCCGAGACCGTGGCGCTCGCCCGGCGCATCGACCAGGGCGAGCGGCTCCCGGGACCGCCGCCCCGCGGACCGCGGGAGCTGCCCCTCTCGATGCTGCGCCCCCCGGTCCTGATCGGCCGCGAGGCCGCCTGGGCCCAGCTGGAGGCGGCCTGGGCCGCGGGCCAGACCGTGTACATCACCGGGGCGCCCGGCGTGGGGAAGACCCGCCTGGCCCAGGATTTCGTGGCCAGCAAGGGCCGGGCGCTGTACCTGCCGGGCCACCCGGGGGCCGAACAGGTGCCCTACGCGGCGGCGGCCCACAATGCCCGGGCCCGGCTGGCCGCCGCTCCGGACGTCACGCTGCCCGAGTGGGTACGGCGGGAAATCTCCCGTGTCCTGCCGGAACTCCGGGCAGGCGAGGCGGCCCAGCCGATTCACTCGGAAGCGGACAGATTGAACTACTTCCTGGCCCACCTGGAAGTGGTGCGCCTGACCGGCCAGGGTGTCGCGGCGGTCATCTCCGACGACGTGCAGCATTACGACCCGGCCACGGTGGAGCTCGGCGCGTTTTTTCTCACGCAGAGCCTGCCGCTGGGCCAGCGGGGGGACGTGCCGCGCCACATCATCCTGTACCGGCAGGGTGCCCTGCCGCCCCTCACGCAGCAGCGCATCGACGCCCTGGTCCAGGCCGGCGCGGCGGTGCGCATCGACCTGGACGGCCTGGACGGTCACAGCGTCAGTGCCCTGCTGGATGAGCTGAAGGTGACCGGGCCGTCTCCGGCCCTCGCGCGGGACCTGCACGAGTGGACCGGAGGCAACCCGCAGCACCTGCTTGAAGCGGTGCGCCATATGCACCAGAGCGGCGAGTACAGCGTGGACGCGGCCCTGCGGGAACGGGCCCGGACCGTCACTCCCCTGGTCGCTGAACGCCTGGCCCGTCTGTCCCCCCGCGCCCTGCAGGGCGCCCGCGGGGCGGCCGTCCTGGGGGACGCCTTCACGCTGGAGCGCCTCTCGGACGTGCTGCGCCTGGGCCTGCTGGACCTCACGGCCGCGTGGGAGGAACTGGAGGCCGCCCAGGTCGTCACGGGCGAGCGCTTCAGTCACGACACCGTCCGCGAAGCGGTCCTGGCCAGCCTGCCCGCGCCGGTGCGGTCCCTCCTGCACCGCGCGAGTGCCCGCGTGCTGTCCGGAGCGCCCGTCCATCCGGCCCGGGTGGCCCGCCACTGGGCGGAGGCCGGGGAGGCGGCTCAGGCAGCGCCGTGGTTCATGCGGGCTGCCGAGGACGCGCTGCAGACCCTGCGCCCCGAGGAAGCGGGGGCGTACTGCGACGAGGCCGCCGCCGCGTACCGCGCGTCGGGCGATGCAGAGGGGGAACGCCGCGCTCTTGAGGCCCGCGCCGGTCTCGGGACGCCTCCCCGGTAG
- a CDS encoding AAA family ATPase yields the protein MSPSNPSWHLTVLGPPQLLGPDGQPRRCDGKLLASLSFLALEGQATRTQLAGLLWPDTPEGGARNNLVHLLRRAEAQWGAALVLAGDVLRLAPVVTTDLHSEGEGELLSGVDWSAQPELHDWLLVQRERLNASRTARWRAQAQTLMDAGQLDDALHVTERLYHLNPASEDTLRRRMRLHYLLGRPAEALALYHEGAGRLRTQFRTAPMPETQALARDIERGTTLPAARPGGAVRAPLMNPALVGRDGEWARMHAAWAAGRGIVLSGPPGVGKTRLALEFLDAHGGGMRFQGRLGDAGLPYATHARTYRQVLEAYPDLNLDGRHVQELARILPYLGTPPAPIRDEDGKLRFWQAKVQTLQAAIAQGLRHMVFDDVQYMDDASIEAGGFVFAQLGWGDPAAPYRTIHIFRQGELSLFQQGLLDAMTAAGLVDLIEVGPLDEAATTLLVEQLQLPPRSGLASDLARYTGGNPLLLLEAARSLREAGDLPPVSGALPLPESAAQVTAGRLARLSPAALQVARAAAILGSDFDLELVAQVLGMPLLETAGAWEELEAAQVMRGSQFEHDLVAEVLLNSLSGAVRRLLHRTAARTLASGSAAPGRVARHWEAGGDAREAAPWFERAAQDARSNFRTAEALAYGEAAALAYEAAGQPELAAGVHQWIAGAKEASGTPG from the coding sequence GTGTCCCCGTCCAATCCTTCCTGGCACCTGACGGTGCTCGGCCCTCCACAGCTGCTCGGTCCGGACGGGCAGCCCCGGCGGTGTGACGGCAAACTGCTGGCCTCACTGTCCTTCCTGGCCCTGGAGGGGCAGGCGACCCGCACGCAACTGGCGGGGCTGCTCTGGCCCGACACGCCGGAAGGGGGAGCCCGCAACAACCTCGTGCACCTGCTGCGCCGCGCGGAAGCCCAGTGGGGCGCCGCCCTCGTGCTGGCCGGGGACGTGCTTCGCCTCGCGCCGGTCGTCACCACCGACCTGCACAGCGAGGGTGAAGGCGAACTGCTGAGCGGCGTGGACTGGAGCGCGCAGCCTGAACTGCACGACTGGCTGCTGGTGCAGCGCGAGCGGCTGAATGCCAGCCGGACGGCACGCTGGCGGGCGCAGGCGCAGACCCTGATGGACGCGGGTCAGCTTGATGACGCCCTGCACGTCACGGAGCGGCTCTACCACCTGAACCCGGCGTCCGAGGACACGCTGCGCCGCCGCATGCGGCTGCACTACCTGCTGGGCCGCCCCGCTGAGGCGCTGGCCCTCTACCATGAAGGTGCCGGGCGGTTGCGCACCCAGTTCCGGACCGCGCCAATGCCGGAAACGCAGGCGCTGGCCAGGGACATCGAGCGCGGCACCACCCTTCCCGCCGCGCGCCCCGGCGGGGCTGTCAGGGCACCGCTCATGAACCCGGCCCTGGTGGGCCGGGACGGCGAATGGGCGCGCATGCACGCGGCCTGGGCCGCGGGCCGGGGCATCGTGCTCAGCGGCCCGCCGGGGGTCGGCAAAACCCGGCTCGCCCTGGAATTCCTGGACGCCCACGGGGGCGGGATGCGGTTCCAGGGGCGCCTGGGCGACGCCGGCCTGCCGTACGCCACCCACGCCCGCACCTACCGCCAGGTGCTGGAAGCCTATCCGGACCTGAATCTGGACGGCCGGCACGTTCAGGAACTGGCCCGGATCCTGCCTTACCTGGGAACGCCGCCCGCCCCGATCCGCGACGAGGACGGGAAGCTCCGCTTCTGGCAAGCCAAGGTCCAGACCCTGCAGGCGGCCATCGCCCAGGGCCTGCGCCATATGGTGTTTGACGACGTGCAGTACATGGACGACGCCAGCATCGAGGCCGGTGGATTCGTGTTCGCCCAGCTGGGCTGGGGCGACCCCGCCGCCCCGTACCGCACGATTCACATCTTCCGCCAGGGGGAACTCAGCCTCTTTCAGCAGGGCCTGCTGGACGCCATGACCGCCGCTGGCCTGGTGGACCTGATCGAGGTCGGGCCGCTGGATGAGGCCGCCACCACGCTGCTGGTCGAGCAACTTCAGCTGCCGCCCCGATCCGGCCTGGCATCCGATCTGGCCCGGTACACGGGGGGAAATCCCCTGTTGCTGCTGGAAGCCGCCCGCAGCCTGCGCGAGGCCGGCGATCTTCCGCCCGTGAGCGGCGCGCTGCCCCTGCCGGAGTCGGCCGCCCAGGTGACCGCTGGCCGACTGGCGCGGCTCTCGCCCGCCGCACTGCAGGTGGCGAGGGCCGCCGCCATCCTGGGCAGCGATTTCGACCTTGAACTGGTGGCCCAGGTGTTGGGGATGCCGCTCTTGGAAACCGCCGGCGCCTGGGAGGAACTTGAAGCGGCGCAGGTGATGCGCGGCTCGCAATTCGAGCATGACCTGGTGGCGGAGGTTCTCCTCAACAGCCTCAGCGGCGCCGTGCGGCGCCTCCTGCACCGCACGGCCGCCCGCACGCTGGCCAGCGGCTCGGCCGCGCCCGGCCGGGTGGCCCGGCACTGGGAGGCGGGCGGCGACGCCCGGGAAGCCGCCCCGTGGTTCGAGCGGGCGGCGCAGGACGCGCGTTCCAACTTCCGCACGGCCGAAGCGCTGGCGTATGGCGAGGCTGCGGCACTCGCCTACGAAGCCGCCGGCCAGCCTGAGCTGGCCGCAGGGGTGCACCAGTGGATTGCCGGGGCCAAGGAGGCGTCCGGCACGCCAGGCTGA
- a CDS encoding ester cyclase: MTSTQNHNKAVVRRFNHEVIEQGDAISFQTLMDADFVNHAAPPGADQGADGMWHTFQNVLRPALPDLAVVIYEQVAEGDLVTTRKAVTGTHTGPLLGVAPTGRRVTIDVIDIVRIRDGRYLEHWGITTLPAVLQQLSTR; this comes from the coding sequence ATGACGTCAACGCAGAACCACAACAAGGCAGTCGTCCGGCGCTTCAATCACGAGGTGATCGAACAGGGCGACGCCATCAGCTTTCAGACCCTGATGGACGCAGATTTTGTCAACCATGCTGCGCCTCCAGGTGCAGATCAGGGCGCGGACGGCATGTGGCATACCTTCCAGAATGTCCTGCGCCCCGCCTTGCCCGACCTCGCCGTCGTGATTTATGAGCAGGTGGCGGAAGGAGACCTCGTGACAACCCGGAAAGCAGTCACCGGGACCCACACTGGCCCACTCCTCGGCGTAGCGCCCACTGGTCGGAGGGTGACCATCGACGTGATCGACATCGTCCGCATTCGCGACGGCAGATATCTGGAGCACTGGGGGATCACCACCTTGCCCGCTGTCCTCCAGCAGCTGTCGACGCGCTGA
- a CDS encoding MarR family winged helix-turn-helix transcriptional regulator — MTSTPELAEDLRVAIGAFVRRARRVDTIGATTAAVLGHLARRGGTSITDLARLEGVRHQSMARMVKHLDQRGLIQVHPDPEDRRRLLVELTEPGRQLLATDRLRRTAWIADALETRLTAQERTELLRLTPLLRKLSE, encoded by the coding sequence ATGACCTCGACGCCTGAGTTGGCTGAAGACCTGCGGGTGGCGATCGGCGCCTTCGTCCGCCGTGCACGCCGGGTCGATACCATCGGAGCGACCACCGCCGCCGTGCTCGGCCACCTGGCCCGGAGGGGCGGGACCTCCATCACAGACCTGGCCCGGCTGGAAGGCGTCCGTCACCAGTCCATGGCCCGGATGGTGAAGCATCTGGATCAGCGCGGACTGATTCAGGTACACCCCGATCCGGAAGACCGTCGCCGCCTGTTGGTCGAGCTCACAGAACCCGGTCGACAGCTCCTGGCGACAGACCGCCTGCGGCGGACCGCCTGGATTGCCGACGCGCTCGAGACGCGACTGACCGCCCAGGAACGGACGGAACTGCTCCGCCTCACGCCACTCCTGCGAAAACTCAGTGAGTAA
- a CDS encoding response regulator transcription factor, with protein MIRVVLAEDQALVLGALSALLSLESDLEVVGTAADGAAALEQVRLHQPDVLVTDIEMPRLSGLDLAAQVRAGWPGVRVVIVTTFGRAGYLRRALEVGAAGYLLKDAPAAGLAGAIRQVHAGGRAIDPTLAAEAWGESDPLTDRERQVLRAAETGQGTAAIAAALGLSEGTVRNYLSEAIGKVGAGNRAEAARRAREKGWL; from the coding sequence GTGATCCGCGTCGTGCTGGCCGAGGATCAGGCCCTCGTCCTGGGTGCCCTCTCGGCGCTGCTCTCGCTGGAAAGCGACCTGGAGGTGGTGGGGACGGCCGCGGACGGCGCTGCGGCGCTGGAACAGGTGCGGCTGCACCAGCCGGACGTGCTCGTGACCGACATTGAAATGCCGCGTCTGAGTGGGCTGGACCTGGCGGCACAGGTGCGGGCCGGTTGGCCGGGTGTGCGGGTGGTGATCGTGACCACCTTCGGCCGGGCCGGGTACCTGCGCCGGGCGCTGGAGGTGGGGGCCGCCGGCTACCTCCTCAAGGACGCCCCGGCCGCCGGGCTCGCCGGCGCCATTCGCCAGGTGCACGCCGGGGGCCGGGCCATCGACCCCACGCTGGCCGCGGAAGCGTGGGGTGAATCCGATCCACTCACCGACCGGGAGCGTCAGGTGCTGCGTGCGGCTGAGACTGGTCAGGGCACCGCGGCGATCGCCGCGGCTCTGGGCCTCTCTGAAGGCACCGTACGCAACTACCTCTCGGAAGCCATCGGCAAGGTGGGCGCCGGGAACCGCGCCGAGGCGGCGCGGCGGGCGCGGGAGAAAGGCTGGCTGTGA
- a CDS encoding sensor histidine kinase produces MRSVRRSARDWMPLGWLIFLAYPVAGFVLQPRGPGEAALFWGVLLAFVVLYVAAQWRRGGDDTVWALGGYAGSLVAFLLMVPLVGAAACSFLVYGSFMAGHQPSRAWALTLTGFSTLLLLGLMVWQRHLWAGYSWSWAVPAGWALTSGYMLFGAFGAHLGWQAREARRELRLAQVENERLAADAERERIARDLHDLLGHTLSVIVLKSELASRLTERDPARAAVEIREVERISREALSEVRAAVRGYRGGGLAAELARARVALDAAGVRLTVLGTVPVLPPATEASAAMLLREAVTNVVRHARAGAVQVSLVSIPGGHTLTIQDDGVGGHAPEGTGLNSMRERLRAAGGTLERDGRQGTRLVAHFPTGAGDELPALAPGRVVL; encoded by the coding sequence ATGCGTTCCGTCCGCCGCTCCGCCCGTGACTGGATGCCGCTCGGCTGGCTGATTTTCCTGGCCTACCCGGTCGCTGGGTTCGTCCTTCAGCCGCGCGGTCCAGGCGAAGCGGCCTTGTTCTGGGGCGTGCTGCTGGCCTTTGTCGTGCTGTACGTGGCCGCGCAGTGGCGCCGGGGCGGGGACGATACCGTGTGGGCGCTGGGCGGGTACGCCGGTTCGCTCGTGGCATTTCTCCTGATGGTCCCGCTGGTGGGCGCGGCGGCGTGCAGCTTCCTGGTGTACGGGAGTTTCATGGCCGGCCATCAACCCAGCAGGGCGTGGGCACTGACGCTCACGGGGTTCTCCACGCTGCTGCTCCTGGGCCTGATGGTCTGGCAGCGTCACCTGTGGGCCGGTTACAGCTGGTCCTGGGCAGTGCCCGCCGGGTGGGCGCTGACGTCCGGGTACATGCTGTTCGGCGCGTTTGGCGCTCACCTCGGCTGGCAGGCCCGGGAAGCCCGGCGTGAACTCCGGCTCGCCCAGGTCGAGAACGAGCGCCTGGCTGCCGATGCGGAGCGCGAACGGATCGCCCGTGACCTGCATGACCTGCTTGGGCATACCCTGTCGGTCATCGTGCTCAAGAGCGAACTGGCCAGCCGGTTGACGGAACGGGATCCCGCCCGTGCCGCGGTGGAAATCCGGGAGGTGGAGCGCATCAGCCGCGAGGCCCTGTCGGAGGTCCGCGCCGCCGTGCGCGGGTACCGGGGCGGCGGCCTGGCGGCCGAGCTGGCCCGCGCCCGGGTCGCGCTGGACGCCGCGGGCGTGCGTCTGACCGTGCTGGGGACCGTCCCGGTCTTGCCGCCGGCGACCGAGGCGAGCGCCGCGATGTTGCTGCGAGAGGCCGTCACGAACGTCGTGAGGCACGCCCGGGCGGGCGCCGTGCAGGTGAGCCTGGTGTCCATTCCCGGGGGGCATACGCTGACCATTCAGGACGACGGCGTCGGCGGGCACGCCCCGGAAGGCACCGGCCTGAACTCCATGCGGGAGCGGCTGCGGGCCGCCGGGGGCACCCTGGAACGCGACGGCCGTCAAGGAACCCGCCTGGTGGCTCACTTTCCAACGGGAGCGGGCGATGAGCTTCCTGCCCTCGCCCCCGGGAGGGTGGTGTTGTGA
- a CDS encoding ABC transporter permease translates to MTIPAIPAPSSRPPSARLGAALRQLTLAESRRLTREPMFLMGTVGFPVLFYALFGLPREGLPAEASQVTLLNMAAFSLVSLSLFSFGANVAAERTGGWLRLMRASPMPLPAYVAAKVLAAWAYGTVSLTLLFSFAGLAGGVWLGLAGLLAALKLLLGMSSLVALGLALGFLVRPAAATVAANVASLLLVFASGLAMPLEMLPAGLARVAPMLPTYHLGVVGRSPLLGAEHELRSWGILLGYTLALGVVAAWAARRDEARE, encoded by the coding sequence ATGACCATTCCGGCCATTCCCGCCCCGTCTTCCCGCCCGCCGTCGGCGCGCTTGGGGGCAGCGCTGCGCCAGCTGACCCTGGCCGAAAGCCGCCGCCTGACCCGTGAGCCGATGTTCCTGATGGGCACGGTGGGCTTCCCGGTGCTGTTCTACGCCCTGTTCGGCCTGCCCCGTGAAGGCCTGCCCGCGGAGGCCAGTCAGGTGACGCTGCTCAATATGGCGGCGTTCTCGCTGGTGTCGCTCTCGCTGTTCTCGTTTGGAGCGAACGTTGCCGCCGAACGCACCGGCGGGTGGCTGCGTCTGATGCGCGCCTCGCCGATGCCGCTGCCGGCCTACGTCGCGGCCAAGGTGCTGGCCGCCTGGGCCTACGGGACCGTGTCACTCACCCTGCTGTTCTCGTTCGCGGGGCTGGCCGGCGGCGTGTGGTTGGGCCTGGCGGGTCTCCTGGCCGCGCTGAAGCTGCTGCTGGGCATGTCGTCCCTGGTGGCCTTGGGCCTGGCGCTGGGGTTCCTGGTGCGCCCGGCGGCGGCCACGGTGGCGGCCAACGTCGCGAGCCTGCTGCTGGTGTTCGCCTCCGGGCTGGCGATGCCGCTCGAGATGCTCCCGGCCGGCCTGGCCCGGGTCGCTCCGATGCTGCCCACCTACCACCTGGGCGTCGTGGGCCGCTCCCCGCTGCTCGGTGCGGAGCATGAACTGCGCAGCTGGGGGATCCTGCTGGGCTACACCCTGGCACTGGGCGTGGTCGCGGCCTGGGCGGCCCGGCGCGACGAGGCCCGGGAGTAG
- a CDS encoding ABC transporter ATP-binding protein, whose product MNVVEMEAVHRAYGPVTALKDLTLQVRSGELTALLGPNGAGKTTAISLMLGLSRPTSGAVRVLGGDPRQRAVRARVGAMPQESALPGALTVRESLGLFASFHSAPLQVGQALALAGLDALAGRRAARLSGGERRRLAFALAVIGNPELLLIDEPTTGMDAASRHAFWAALQELKSQGRSILLTTHYLEEAERTADRVLVLHAGHLLADGTPEALRAQVGGARVRFRAGLTLCEVQALPGVQAAQVSMKGQTDLHTRTPELLLEALVAQGAAFSDLEVHRATLEDAFLTLTRPAQSHPSPQHAPASAPTLPRGV is encoded by the coding sequence ATGAATGTTGTCGAGATGGAGGCCGTCCACCGCGCGTACGGACCGGTCACGGCCCTCAAGGACCTGACCCTGCAGGTTCGCTCGGGTGAACTCACGGCCCTGCTTGGCCCGAACGGGGCGGGCAAGACAACCGCCATCAGCCTGATGCTGGGTCTGTCCCGGCCGACCTCAGGCGCCGTGCGCGTCCTCGGGGGTGATCCCCGGCAACGCGCCGTTCGCGCGCGCGTGGGCGCCATGCCGCAGGAAAGCGCCCTGCCCGGCGCGCTGACCGTGCGGGAATCTCTTGGTCTCTTTGCCAGTTTTCACTCGGCTCCGCTGCAGGTGGGGCAGGCCCTGGCCCTGGCCGGGTTGGACGCCCTGGCCGGGCGCCGCGCAGCGCGGCTCTCGGGTGGGGAGCGCCGCCGCCTCGCGTTCGCCCTGGCCGTGATCGGCAATCCGGAACTGCTCCTGATCGACGAACCCACCACCGGGATGGACGCCGCCAGCCGCCACGCGTTCTGGGCGGCTTTGCAGGAATTGAAAAGCCAGGGCCGCAGCATTCTGCTCACCACCCATTACCTGGAGGAGGCCGAACGTACCGCGGACCGCGTGCTGGTGCTGCACGCCGGACACCTCCTGGCTGACGGCACGCCGGAAGCGTTGAGGGCGCAGGTGGGCGGCGCGCGGGTGCGGTTCCGTGCCGGGTTGACGCTGTGCGAGGTGCAGGCGCTGCCCGGCGTTCAGGCGGCGCAGGTGAGCATGAAGGGTCAGACCGACCTGCATACGCGGACTCCGGAACTTCTCCTGGAGGCCCTGGTGGCCCAGGGAGCGGCCTTCAGCGACCTGGAGGTGCACCGGGCCACTCTGGAAGACGCCTTCTTGACCCTGACCCGGCCAGCCCAGTCTCACCCTTCCCCCCAGCACGCTCCGGCGTCCGCCCCCACCCTGCCCAGAGGAGTCTGA
- a CDS encoding cation diffusion facilitator family transporter, with translation MAEGHSHSHGRDANARQLGIALALTGTLMIVEVVYGLLSGSLALLSDAGHMLTDVAALALSLFAIRMGRRPADRKRTFGYRRTEILAAALNAGALFAIGVYILFEAYRRLNEPVDVQTTPMLIVATLGLIVNLISARVLVGGSEGSLNMKSAYLEVMGDLLGSVAVIIGALLIRFTGLTWIDPVLGAAIGLWVLPRTWTLLKASVNVLMEGVPDGLDLDALRAAIAGLPGVVEVHDLHVWSVTSGEHSLTVHAVSAAPLPALNAQVTGIAEAFGVEHVTVQLEAPGFHAGQHGEVHP, from the coding sequence ATGGCTGAAGGCCACAGTCACAGCCATGGCCGGGACGCCAACGCCCGGCAGCTTGGCATCGCGCTTGCCCTGACCGGCACGCTCATGATTGTCGAAGTCGTGTACGGCCTGCTGTCCGGCAGTCTCGCGCTGCTCTCGGACGCCGGTCACATGCTCACCGACGTCGCCGCGCTCGCGCTGTCCCTGTTCGCCATCCGGATGGGCCGGCGCCCCGCGGACCGCAAACGCACCTTCGGGTACCGCCGCACCGAGATCCTCGCCGCGGCCCTGAACGCCGGGGCGCTGTTTGCCATCGGGGTCTACATCCTCTTCGAAGCGTACCGGCGCCTGAACGAACCCGTGGACGTGCAGACCACGCCCATGCTGATTGTCGCCACCCTGGGCCTCATCGTGAACTTGATCAGCGCCCGGGTGCTCGTCGGCGGCAGCGAAGGCAGCCTGAACATGAAGTCCGCTTACCTGGAAGTCATGGGCGACCTGCTCGGATCCGTCGCGGTCATCATCGGCGCCCTCCTGATCCGCTTCACCGGCCTGACCTGGATCGACCCGGTGCTCGGCGCCGCCATCGGCCTGTGGGTACTGCCCCGCACCTGGACGCTCCTGAAAGCCAGCGTCAACGTGTTGATGGAAGGCGTCCCGGACGGCCTTGACCTGGACGCCCTTCGGGCCGCGATTGCGGGCCTGCCGGGCGTGGTGGAGGTGCACGACCTGCACGTGTGGAGTGTCACCAGTGGCGAACACAGCCTCACCGTGCATGCCGTCAGTGCCGCGCCGCTCCCGGCCCTGAACGCGCAGGTCACCGGGATCGCCGAGGCGTTCGGCGTCGAGCATGTCACCGTGCAGCTTGAGGCACCAGGCTTTCACGCGGGTCAGCACGGTGAAGTTCATCCGTAA